In the Arachis ipaensis cultivar K30076 chromosome B04, Araip1.1, whole genome shotgun sequence genome, TCCTCATCATTGCATTGAGCACTTGACTCTATAGCTAGTTTCCAAGCTTCTTTGTTCTCAGCcatctcttcttcccaactcggCCTTTGTTCCTTAGGTTCTAGTTTCCTACCATCATCCATCTCTGAATCTGGTTCTGCACCATTCTCGCTTCCTTCCTCGTGTCCATTACCACTCTGAGCCAGTACATCCACCAAGACCTCCCCCTCCTCCAGTCCCAGCCCAGGCTTGCCTCGAATTTGCCGATCCGCTACTGGTGCATTGCATTTTCTGATTGCGCCATCAACTTTACCCTGGCCCGAATTTCCTGCATTCCACGTTCTCCTCAATTCATCTAAGTTACAGGAGGTCCGTTGAACATGTTCATGTTCGATGTTCAAGGCCGTCTCCTTCCTCAGTTGCCTTCCTTCACTCTCGGCCACGGTGGATATCAATCCTTTCTCAAGCTCGCCAGCCACTTCGTCCGGTGTACTCCTCTCCGTCTTGAGTCGGTGTCCACAGCTATCCTCAGCCCCGTTTCACAGCTCGCTCCCTGCATGGTTCAAGGGTCCAGGCTCAACAGTTGCTTGCCTCCTACCATGTCGGGTTAGCACGGTGGACGTCTCCCTTGCCTCCGACGCTGGGCATCCAGGTTTCTGCTCCCTCCCGTGCCGCGTCCCGTCAACTTCATGGCCCAGCCTCGGATGCGCCGCATTCACCGAACCCTGATTCAGAAGCTTCAGATCCTGCCGGGTCAGAGATGGATCCGGGTCAGACCCAATCCGGCTTGGGAGACCAGCGGTAGCCCAGCAGGCCCTATCCCTCATCCGACCAGCCTTTTTTCCATAATAACCTTGTTGGGCCTTTTGCTTCCTAGCCCAATGTCATGCCTTGCTCCATCATATATTTGGCAACCAAATTCTTCTTCATAAATATTAGAAACTGTTTCCTCTGAATCAATATCTTTATTTATTTCATATGATCCCTGAGAATCTTCCTTATCCATTAAAGTCGCATAATTGCCATTTTTCATTagacaaatttaaatttttgtgatTCCATTCATTCAAATCAAGACTTAAAATTACCATCCTGTCCTTATCATGTTCGTCGTTTCTGTGAACTACCGTTATCAGCTCTGCCGCCTGATCCCAATCTAGCACCTCCCGTTCAGCTCCATGATTCAATATGATACTAGGACCTCCATGCTGCGTCTCTTCTATACTTATCATATGCATGTTTCCTGTCTCCTCATTATTACTCTTTCGAGTACATTCCTTCCGATACACCTCTCCACCCACTTCTCTTACAAGAACGTCAAACCCACTTGTCCCTATTGTAACGTGGATCCATTCGTTTATCATATTGAACTCACACGTATCAATTAGAACTTTACCCACACTGAATGAGTTACACGATTCTGTCATTTTATCGCATCCCACCACTTCGCCCCATAGCTCTCCTATTCTGCGGAAAGTATTTTTTGACCATGCATGCAATGGAACTCCATAACACTCCAACCAAACTCTTCTAGACTCACTTTTTTTAGTTTCATCTCATCTCCATaccttataaaataattttaataaattgtTCATTCTAAAAGTGTAAGCTTCTTCAGCACTAAGCACCGTGTCGAACGTAATCAGTGCTTTGTATGCCCCCAGCTCCCTTACCTGTGTTACACATGGCCAGTTCCTATGGATCTTTTGCTGCAGTGATCGAAGATCAATTGCTGATTTCGTACCTCCGACAATGCTTCTCTGTAGCCAGACGACATTCTCACTTGCTATCGGTACCTCTAACTTCTTAGTCCATCCCTTACTATTTGGATCTTTGACAGGTACATCTGGCGGTTGCCTCACTACTTTCCCTTCCGCTGCTCTCACACTGTTTGTCTGTGGCTGTCTTTCTCCAGCATCGTGCCTGGTTAACACCTTTACTCCTTGACCCTTCGTAGTTTGCTTCACAGCTCCTCTTCTATATTTGGCTTCTCCGACGAACAATCTTTTACCTCTCAGCATCACACCGTTCATATCTGTAACAGCCTTCAAAGCTCCTCCCTTTGTAGTGTATCGTACAAAAGCAAACAAATATATCTGGCCATTTTTATTCTTTCGCGACAGATATATGTCGATGATTCTACCTGTCCACTTGAACATATTAAACAGTTCTCTTTTTGATATATCCTCCGGTAAATTGTCgacaaaaatagagaaagaatcaaGCTCCAAACGTTGATACTCTTCTTTGTTCCAAACCCTAGGATCTTTACCATGATTACCCTGTGTATTTGTCCCTCTCCATGTGTTTCCCTGCCTCACACGCTTTCGAACCCTCTCTCGCACTCTCATCTCAATGTTATAATACTAAGTTTTGCTCAGATCCTTTAATGTCACTCAATTATATTCAAGAATTATAATTGTTTTTATTGTGATTGCCTCAAAGTCCTATCTTTTGGTTTTCTTCTGTTTTGTCATCAACTTAATAGCAACATCGCCAAGTGAGTAGTGTCATGTTCATTGTCTCATCATCAATCGTACTAAAGCAGCTCTTTTTCGCTACTGTGCGGTACACCATCGTCCCTGTCATGGAGCAATCCACATCTACATCAACCTTCATCCAACCAGACATCATGACTCGACTAAACCATAACCAGATAATTCAGAGCAATCTTTTTACACCTGTAAATTTACAGCATAATTTAGTACAATATGCATCCAACTCTTCAGCCCCTGAGAAAACCGAGACTCATGAAGACCCACTGGTTATATATGATGAAGCCAAATAGCTGAGGGTATTAACAAGTGCAAGTATGGTCTTGTGAAAAAATTTCTCACCGACAAATCAATTAATCCTAGCTGGATACAAAGTGCTATGACTAAATTTGGAGGAAACCCAAAGGATTCCGCATGAAGGAAATTCATTCCAAACTCTACCAATTTTTCTTAGACAAAGAATCAGATATAGTACGTATCGTCGTATCCTTAAAGGAAGTCTTTGGATTTTCAGAAATTCATGGCTACTCGTTGGAAAGTGGGGAAGAACCTTAACCCGCGACACATGGATTTCTCTACTGTTGATGTTTATGTGCAAATGTGGAGCTTGCCGAAACACTTAAGACTGTCAAATTGGGCCTAAAACTGGCGACTTTACTCGGAGATGTTCTTGATTGCTACCTCTATGATGAAGGTAGCAAATTTGAAACTTTCATTAAGGCCAAGGTGAGGATGCGAATTGATAAATCATTCTTGGTGGGCACACATATCGGTAGCCATCAAAACAGAATTATGTGAAAAGATTGCCAGCCTTTTGTTACTTTTACGGCCGTATTGGACATGATGACATCAATTGTGATGGTTCTACCAAAACAGACGAATGGAATTCTATGCAATCATGTGAGTGGAGTATATGGCTTCGTGCTAATATTATGGAAAAGAGAATTCGCGCGGAGGATACTACACAGGATTGCGAGAACAGTTCATGTAAGGAAAACTTTAAGCGAAGGGATGAAGCAGCAAAGAGACATGAGAATCTCCTTGCTAAACTAGCCAATCAATCAATGAGCAATTCTACTACAACACCAAATTCGACATCACCTCAGACACAATAGAAAGTATGGGCAACTGCTTCCTCAGACCCCAAATAAATCCCAATATTACATCCAACCCAGGAATAGCTGTGGCCAGCACATATTGTTAATGATCAAGCACATATTGTTAATGACAGAGCTGCAGTGATGGTCCCACATAGGGTGTCACCAATGACGCTAGAAAATACTCCCCTAAAATGGAAGCGATTGGCTAGAGAGATGTACACTAAGGAAGGGCAGTTAGGGGTCAGCTGGAATCACATGGAAAGAGAAAGAATAAGGATGACCATTTATGGAGTTAGCAGATGGGGCTGCCCGAGTAAAGGGACAACATTCAGGATCACACAACTCAGAAGCAGAGGCTACAGGACAGCCATGCCTAGAGCCATGAAACTACTAAGTTGGAACTGACATGGACTTGGGAACCCATGGACAGTTAGAGCTTTAAACAAGCTCATTAGTCAACAAGCTCCCATCCTCGTCTTCCTTATAGAAACTCGAAGGAAAGCTAATGTGATCAATTGTTTATGATGGCGAGGACAGTTAAATAATGTAGTAGGAGTAGATTGTTTTGGAGAGGTTAGAGGCTGATTTGGGGGTTTAGCGGTTCTTTGGGACAGTACGATCATCGTGAAAATCCAATCTATATCTTCCAATCATATTGATCTGATTATCCGGGCAAAAAGCAATAACCATCCTTGGTGGGCTACCGGGTTTATGGTTGTCCCGAAGCGACGAATAAGCAAAGGTCTTGGGAGCTACTCAAATCACTCGGTCATTCTAATCACATGCCTTGGATGATTTTTGGTAATTTCAATCAGGTTTTGGAGCAACGTGACAAAAACGGGCCTACCAGTGACATATATTCAGACTATAGGGTTCTACGAGTCCATCCAATAAAATAACATGCTGGATCTGGGGTTTGTTGGCCATGCATTTACTTGGTCAAATAATCAAGTGGGTGACCTCAACATCCAAGAGCAACTCGACCGGGCTATAGCTAATATTGACTAGAAGGATGCTTTTCTTGATGTAGGCATACAACACCTACAATGCTACGTGTCTGATCATTGTCCAATTTTACTTGATAGAAGGTAAACGACATCAAAAGAAGTGACCTCACCTCTTTCATTTTGAGAAAGCATGGCTTAGCAAGGCTGAATGTGAAGAAGTGGTCACATGACATGGATACCAGGTAGGAAAAATGTTATACAACACTTGTAGAATTGTGGCAAATGTCTTGATGAGTGGGGGCTAACAGAATTTGGAATCCTACCTAGAGCTATAAAAGATAAACAACAAAAGTTGGAGCACTCACAAACCTCTATACAAAATGAACAAGTGTTGGAGGCTATACGGCAGACCCAATTGGAGTTAGATGAACTCTTGAAACAGGAAGAGGTTTGGTGGGCATAACGCTTTAGAGCAACTTGGCTCAAGGCCACGGATCGTAATACAAGATTTTTTCACCACAAGGTCTCTCAAAGGAGGGATAGGAATCAAATTACTCAGATAACAGATAAAGCTGGGATCGTTCATAAAGAAGAACGAAAAGTTGAGGGAGTCATAGTCAATTTTTTTCAGGATCTTTTTCGACGGGAGGCAATTCAAAGTATTGACCAGGTCACAGAGATGGTGCATGACTGTATAACGGATGATAGACTGGCAATACTTCAACCTCACCCGTGAAGAAGTTAACATAGCATTGGTTCANNNNNNNNNNNNNNNNNNNNNNNNNNNNNNNNNNNNNNNNNNNNNNNNNNNNNNNNNNNNNNNNNNNNNNNNNNNNNNNNNNNNNNNNNNNNNNNNNNNNNNCTAATTGGGTGTTAGATATCTTGAACAACAAAAGGACCCCTCTGTCGCAAACAAGacttttatttgtcttatctCAAAGGTAAAAGAGCCTAACCACACTAAGCAGTTTAGACTTATTATGCTATGTAATGTTTTGTTTAAGATTGTTACAAAGACAATTCTTTTTGAGATAGTAGGGGAACTTTAAAGTGTTTTTGTCCCAGGCAGGCTAATTACAGATAATGATTTAGTGCCTTTTGAGGCTTTTCATTAGATTAGGAAGAAGAAGTATGGAAATAAAGGCTATATGACACTCAAACTTGACATGGCAAAGGCGTATAACCGAACCGAATGGCCTTTCCTCCTATTAGTCTTGCGAAAAATGGGCTTTTCTCAATGCTAGATTGATTTAATAGGGGCGTGTATTGGTACAGTGTCGTTTTAGATTCTTATTAATGGAATGCCTTCTAAGGAGTTCAAGCCAACCCGAGGTATTCGACAAGGCGTTCCTCTCTTCCCATATCTCTTTATTCTTTGTGCATCATAGTTCTTGATTGCGGATGGCGGCTCATGGCGGTGAGCCAAAAATCCGCCATAAAGTTATAGCGGATGGCATTGCGGAAAATGGCGGAAATGACGGATTACCTAAAAAATACACATATATGTACAAAAAAACATGCAGAAAAATTGCAAATATAATAAACTATAAAATCTATCTATATAAGCAACTTTCTAGTCATAAAACATCCAATTAATATAGCAAATATAGTAACAAATTTAGCAAATAAACATAACATCAAGTtcaaatcataactcaaaagTCATAAGCAAGCCATaaaataaaagacacaaaacataaaaactaTAGACCATCTAGATTCTAGCTCTCATTAAATTCATCCAAATTAACACAATTATTATCATGTCCCTCTGTCCCCTCATCATCCTCTGATTCGGTATCATTGAATtgaatctcctcttcttgttcttcttcattttcagaaTCCTCTTCATTTTCAAATTCTGGTTCTTCCTCTTCCATAATtactgcctttccttttcctttttttgaAGCCTTAGACCCACTTGGTCCACCCTTTGCACCACCTCTTGCAGTTGtaggttcttttctttttctattttgttgtctTCTAGTATTTGTTGTAGGCTCATGTCCTCCCATTGCTTCAAAAATAAGGTTCCAACTCAAAGTGTTGTCATCTTGATGAACCAAATCAGCATCATCATCCACACTATCATCTCGAAAGGTGGCAGTCCTAATTTCTCCCACTAACCACTCATTACACACATTAATATCATTGAGTGCAATAGGGTCAACTTCATCTTTAAGGTTGTACCTCTTGATGAGTTGTTGGTTATACTTTATGAAGACTAAACTCTCCATCCTTTCACGATCAAGCCTATTTCTTTTCTTAGTATGAATGTGCTCAAATATACTCCAATTGCGCTCACATCCAGAAGTACTACAAGTCAAGCTCAAGATCTTGATAGCAAGGTCTCGCATGTTTGGAGCTTCATGCCCATATGTCCGTCACCAAAATGCtataaaattaaagtaaattttTCTAAGCCTTTAATCGAACTAAATTTATAAAGCTTTGTAAAATTTATAACAATCTTACCAAGTGAAATCTTTTTCCTTTGAGATTTTGTAAAATCTAATCCAAAAAGTCCATAGCCGGCCTTGTATAATGCTTGCTCCTCCAATCTCTTCTGTTGCACAACTTGACTTGGCACCAATCTAGTGATGCACTCAAACCACCCCTTTGTAACTTCTAAATCCAGCTCAATCCGAGGGTTATCATAAAACAACTCGGGATTTAGAAAATGACCGGCTGCATGCAACGGACGATGAAGTTGGCAATTCCATCTATTGTCAATGATTTTAAAAACATCATTGTACTTGCTCTCATCATTAAGAAATGTTTTCATGATGCATTCCTTTGCCTTCTCCATTGCTTCATAAATATATCCCATTGGTGGCTTCTTCTCTCCATCAACAAGTCTAAGCACCCGAATAAGAGGCCCATAATCTTAAGGGTGTACTTGACATGATTCCAAAAAGAGGGCATGATAACAATCTTTGTTGCCTCCCTCCCCTTTGCCTCCTTTGACAATTTATTCTTTGCCCATTCATCCGAGGTGAATATTCTTCTCAAATTTCCTTTCTCCTCATAAAGCCTTTCCAAAGAGAGAAATAAAGTGGCAAATCGGGTGACTGCATGCCTTACCAACTCCTTGCCATTTGTGAAGTGTCTCAACATAGCTAACGTGCTAGAGTGACTATAAGTGAAGCTAACCAACGAAATGGCCCTTTTTATGGTTTTTTGAATTAATGGTAACTTCCCAATGTCCTCAAGCATCAAATCCAACTAGTGGACAGCACAAGGAGTCCAAAAACAAATTTGGCCTTTTCTCCATCAGTAACTTATCGGCAAGAACATAATTACTCCCATTATCAGTTACAACTTGAATAACGTTGTGCTCACCAATTTCCTGGACAACATCATCAAGAAGCTCAAATAATTTCTCACCAGTCTTCACATAATTAGAAGCATCAATAGACTTCAAAAATATTGTCCTAGCTGGAGAGTTTACAAGAAAATTAATAATGCTCCTTTGCCTTTTATCCGTCCAAGCATCTGACATAATAGAGCAACCATACTTTTCTCATTGTTCTTTATGACCCTTCAACAATTCTTTGGTGTAATCCAACTCCTCATTAAGCAGCGAAACCCTTAGAGCATGATAACTGGGAGCAGATAAATTGGGACCAAAGCTTCCAACAGCCCACAACATTTCTTGAAAACTCTTCAACTTTACTGGGTTCAATGGAATCCCAGCTTGGTAGAACCACCGTACTATGTATCGATGAACTCTACGAACTGCTTCCTTATTACATGCTTCCTTAATGTTCTGTTGCCTCAATTTCTCTCTTTTTATTTCTTGCAATGGCAGTTTCAGGTTTTCTAACAAACAAGTCCATTGGACCTCTCATGCTAGTTGCACCCCCTCTAGCACTACTTGCATGCCCTCTAATTGCTGCCATTGGAGCTGGATTATGAGGTTCATCAATCCCTTAAGCATCTTCCTCCGAAAATATGAACCCCAAACTCTCTAAGTCAAGTTCCCTAGCATTGACACTCTGTTCTTCGGTGTTTTCCGGGGTGGCACTTTGTCTTCCTCGATTTTTTTTCTGATGGTAATACTCCCATAATTCAGCAATAACATCTTTTGGAACCATTTTACATCCAGCAACATTTCCAAACTTGATCATTAAGTGCTCTTTTGCCCGTGTGATGCCTCCTTTCATAATTTTTTCACAAAAAGTATATACGCTGTCATTGGTATTTCCTTCTTCTACCGTACTAATATATTTCCAGTCTGGGTCAACTCTATTGGAACGGACAGGAGCAGGGGGAGCGGGACCAACAGGGGTAGCACCAACAGTAGGACCAGCAGAAGCAGGGGTAGGAGCATTAGAATCAAGGGCTTGTCTAAAAGTGGACATTGTATACTGAatggaaaaaaatggaggaggagAAGTTTAACACTGTCACTGATTATTATTGAGAAAGAATGTCACTGATTATTGAGAAAGAATGGGCAGCAGAAAAGAGAGGAAAGAAAAAGATAGGAGCAGAGAAGAAGGGGCACGAACCAGCAGTGTGAATAGGTGATGAGCAGCAGTGTTGAGAGAACAGAGACGGGCGGCGCGTTGGGCGGCGCGACGGGTGGCTAGATGAGCGGCGGCGATGAATGGCAGCGTGGTGAAGAAATCTGGGTTGCAGAGATGAGAGAACAGAGACGAAGAAAGGGTTTTTTTTTAACAAGAGGAAGATGAGGGAGTTATGAATGAGGggctgaaaattagggttagtgGGATCTGACTTAGGTTTATTAAATTACCCAAAATACCCtcaat is a window encoding:
- the LOC107636146 gene encoding uncharacterized protein LOC107636146, encoding MEKAKECIMKTFLNDESKYNDVFKIIDNRWNCQLHRPLHAAGHFLNPELFYDNPRIELDLEVTKGWFECITRLVPSQVVQQKRLEEQALYKAGYGLFGLDFTKSQRKKISLAPNMRDLAIKILSLTCSTSGCERNWSIFEHIHTKKRNRLDRERMESLVFIKYNQQLIKRYNLKDEVDPIALNDINVCNEWLVGEIRTATFRDDSVDDDADLVHQDDNTLSWNLIFEAMGGHEPTTNTRRQQNRKRKEPTTARGGAKGGPSGSKASKKGKGKAVIMEEEEPEFENEEDSENEEEQEEEIQFNDTESEDDEGTEGHDNNCVNLDEFNES